In Brachypodium distachyon strain Bd21 chromosome 2, Brachypodium_distachyon_v3.0, whole genome shotgun sequence, one genomic interval encodes:
- the LOC100832747 gene encoding uncharacterized protein LOC100832747, with protein sequence MASRLQLRARFLLLLVLAVALGGLGTGGAGWGHGAEASDRADPDPYSILTWHDYSPPSPPPPPPPPEAPAATCEGDLHGKGDFSTSCEVSEEVELGGDVYITGSGSLVLISGAALTCEKPGCVISANLSGEVRLGRGVRVAAGMVSLTATNITIADTVVVNTTALAGDPPDRTSGVPTGTHGDGGGHGGRGASCYVKDGQTQEDSWGGDAYAWSDLEHPFSYGSKGGSTSVEKDYGGVGGGILWLFAEDLLMNGTVLADGGDSNEKGGGGSGGSIYIKAATMHGGGKISASGGNGLAGGGGGRVSINVFSRHDDTQIFVHGGRSSGCPDNAGAAGTLYDAVPKSLVVSNNNMSTQTDTLLLEFPYQPLWTNVFIRNHAKVAVPLLWSRVQVQGQLSLLSGAVLTFGLTRYPYSEFEMMAEELLMSDSTIKVFGALRMSVKMLLMWNSKMLINGGGDSVVATSLLDASNLIVLKESSVIHSTANLGVRGQGLLNLSGDGDMIEAPRLILSLFYSIRVGPGAILRGPLVNGSNGDVAPKLNCEDETCPVEIIHPPEDCNLNSSLSFTLQVCRVEDIDVWGLIQGTVIHFNRARSVTVHTSGTISTTGLGCKSGIGRGRLLSSGLSGGGGHGGKGGSGSVNGSHAEGGPTYGNADLPCELGSGSGNDTTGFSTAGGGIIVLGSWEYSLPSLTLYGTVESNGGSSTDAVANASIGPGGGSGGTILLFVHTLSLAGSSVLSSVGGFGSAGSGGGGGGRIHFHWSDIPTGDEYLPVAAVKGSILASGGISKGLGSPGENGTVTGRACPKGLYGTFCKECPLGTYKNVTGSSKSLCFRCPSGELPHRAVYTSVRGGAAETPCPYICVSDRYRMPHCYTALEELIYTFGGPWLFGLLLSGLLILLAAVLSVARMKFVGTDELPGPAPTQQGSQIDHSFPFLESLNEVLETNRAEESHGHVHRMYFMGPNTFSEPWHLPHTPPEQITEIVYEDAFNRFVDEINTLAAYQWWEGSIYSILCILAYPLAWSWQQWRRRKKLQRLREFVRSEYDHSCLRSCRSRALYEGLKVTATPDLMLGYLDFFLGGDEKRPDLPPRLRQRFPMSLIFGGDGSYMAPFSLHSDSVLASLMSQAVASSIWHRLVAGLNAQLRLVRRGNLKVTFLPVLNWLETHANPALGVNGVRVDLAWFQATSLGYCQLGLVVYAVEGEPLTAELDGSPRIKIEHHSLVHDMLADNQLSRSRIKDALMRKRITGGILDSNTLRTLKDRGDLLYPFSLILHNTKPVGHQDLVGLVISILLLADFSLVLLTFLQLYSYSMADVLLVLFVLPLGILSPFPAGINALFSHGPRRSAGLARVYALWNITSLVNVVVALICGLVHYTSSTKRHPSTQPWNLGTDESGWWLFPTGLMLLKCIQARLVDWHVGNLEIQDRAVYSNDPSIFWQS encoded by the exons ATGGCCTCCCGCCTGCAGCTCCGCGcccgcttcctcctcttgctgGTCCTCGCTGTTGCGCTTGGAGGCCTCGGGACGGGTGGCGCCGGATGGGGCCACGGGGCGGAGGCGTCAGATCGGGCGGACCCGGACCCGTACTCGATCCTGACGTGGCACGACTactcgccgccgtctcccccgcccccgccgccgcctccggagGCGCCCGCGGCCACCTGCGAAGGGGACCTGCACGGGAAGGGGGACTTCAGCACGAGCTGCGAGGTGTCCGAAGAGGTCGAGCTGGGCGGCGACGTCTACATcaccggcagcggcagcctCGTGCTCATCTCCGGCGCGGCCCTCACCTGCGAGAAGCCCGGGTGCGTCATATCCGCCAACCTCTCCGGCGAGGTGCGGCTCGGCCGCGGCGTGCGCGTCGCGGCCGGGATGGTCTCCCTCACCGCCACCAACATCACAATCGCCGACACGGTCGTCGTGAACACTACCGCTCTCGCCGGCGATCCGCCTGACCGCACCAGCGGCGTCCCCACGGGGACGCACGGCGATGGAGggggccacggcggccgcggtgcCAGCTGCTACGTCAAGGATGGGCAGACGCAGGAGGACTCGTGGGGCGGTGATGCCTACGCGTGGTCAGACCTGGAGCACCCGTTCAGCTACGGAAGCAAAGGGGGCTCTACCAGTGTCGAGAAGGACTACGGAGGCGTCGGTGGCGGCATCTTGTGGCTGTTTGCGGAGGACCTGTTAATGAATGGTACAGTGCTCGCCGATGGTGGGGATAGCAACGAGAAGGGCGGGGGTGGTTCTGGTGGGAGCATCTATATTAAGGCTGCTACTAT GCATGGTGGTGGCAAGATCAGTGCTTCTGGAGGCAATGGTTTGGCAGGGGGTGGTGGAGGACGGGTTTCTATAAATGTTTTTAGTCGGCATGATGACACCCAGATATTTGTTCATG GTGGAAGGAGTTCGGGCTGTCCGGATAATGCAGGAGCTGCTGGAACTCTTTATGATGCAGTACCTAAGAGTCTTGTTGTTAGCAACAACAACATGAGTACACAGACTGACACTCTTCTGTTAGAGTTCCCATATCAGCCACTATGGACAAATGTTTTTATCAGGAATCATGCCAAAGTTGCTGTTCCCTTGCTCTGGAGTCGTGTTCAG GTCCAAGGGCAACTTAGCCTACTATCTGGTGCTGTTCTAACATTTGGACTGACCCGTTATCCGTACTCTGAGTTTGAAATGATGGCCGAGGAGCTTCTTATGAGTGACTCAACAATCAAG GTGTTCGGTGCTTTGAGAATGTCTGTTAAGATGCTCCTCATGTGGAATTCCAAAATGTTAATTAATGGTGGTGGAGATTCAGTAGTTGCAACTTCCTTGCTGGATGCTAGCAATTTGATAGTTTTGAAG GAATCATCTGTGATACATTCTACGGCTAATCTTGGAGTTCGTGGTCAAGGTCTGCTGAATTTGTCTGGAGATGGAGACATGATCGAGGCACCACGCCTTATTTTGTCACTGTTCTACAGCATACGA GTTGGACCTGGCGCCATTTTACGGGGTCCACTTGTAAATGGAAGTAACGGTGACGT GGCCCCAAAGCTGAACTGTGAAGACGAGACCTGTCCTGTAGAAATAATTCATCCACCGGAAGATTGCAATCTGAATTCTTCACTGTCATTTACTCTCCAG GTGTGCCGGGTAGAAGATATTGATGTCTGGGGTCTCATACAAGGAACTGTAATTCATTTCAATAGGGCAAGAAGTGTCACTGTGCACACATCTGGGACCATTAGCACAACAGGCTTGG GCTGCAAAAGTGGAATAGGACGAGGAAGATTATTAAGTAGTGGCCtaagtggtggtggtggacaTGGTGGTAAAGGGGGGAGTGGTTCTGTTAATGGCAGCCATGCTGAGGGTGGACCTACATATGGTAATGCTGATTTGCCTTGTGAACTTGGCAGTGGCAGTGGCAATGACACCACAGGGTTTTCCACAGCTGGTGGTGGTATAATAG TGTTGGGCTCATGGGAGTATTCTCTGCCAAGTCTCACGCTGTATGGTACAGTAGAATCAAATGGTGGCAGTTCGACTGATGCTGTAGCCAATGCTTCCATTGGACCTGGTGGTGGTTCTGGGGGAACAATTCTTCTATTTGTGCACACTTTGTCCCTAGCGGGGAGCTCCGTGCTTTCGAGTGTTGGGGGCTTTGGAAGTGCTGGCAGTGGTGGGGGTGGAGGGGGAAGGATCCACTTCCATTGGTCTGACATTCCTACCGGAGATGAGTATCTTCCCGTTGCAGCCGTTAAAGGATCAATACTTGCAAG TGGAGGCATCAGTAAAGGGCTAGGATCTCCTGGCGAGAATGGAACAGTTACAGGAAGAGCTTGCCCAAAAGGTCTTTATGGTACATTTTGCAAG GAATGCCCTTTGGGAACATACAAGAATGTTACTGGATCTTCAAAATCACTCTGCTTTCGATGCCCTTCAGGCGAACTCCCTCACCGTGCTGTATACACAAGCGTCCGAG GAGGTGCTGCTGAAACTCCATGCCCGTACATATGTGTGTCCGATAGATATCGTATGCCCCACTGTTATACTGCCCTGGAAGAGTTAATATACACTTTTGGGGGGCCTTGGTTATTTGGTCTACTTCTTTCAGGCCTTCTTATTTTGTTAGCAGCTGTTTTAAGTGTTGCTCGGATGAAATTCGTTGGCACCGATGAGTTACCTGGTCCAGCACCAACTCAACAGGGGTCGCAAATTGATCACTCCTTCCCTTTCCTAGAGTCACTGAATGAG GTCTTGGAAACTAATAGAGCTGAAGAATCACATGGTCATGTACACAGGATGTATTTCATGGGTCCAAACACCTTCAGTGAACCCTGGCATCTCCCACACACTCCACCAGAACAAATTACAGAGATTGT GTATGAGGATGCCTTTAATCGCTTTGTCGATGAGATAAACACCCTTGCAGCTTATCAGTGGTGGGAAGGATCAATTTACAGTATCCTTTGTATACTTGCATACCCCTTGGCTTGGTCATGGCAACAGTGGCGTAGAAGAAAGAAATTACAGAGACTTCGTGAATTTGTTCGATCTGAGTATGATCATTCATGCTTACGGTCTTGCCGTTCACGTGCGCTTTATGAAGGTCTCAAG GTTACTGCAACCCCAGATCTTATGCTGGGATACTTAGATTTCTTCCTTGGGGGAGATGAGAAAAGGCCTGATCTTCCTCCTCGACTCCGTCAAAGGTTTCCTATGTCCTTGAtatttggtggtgatggaaGTTACATGGCTCCATTTTCACTTCATAGCGACAGTGTGCTCGCTAGTCTTATGAGCCAG GCTGTAGCCTCTTCAATATGGCACCGTCTTGTAGCTGGATTGAATGCTCAGCTGCGTTTGGTTCGACGTGGAAATCTCAAAGTAACATTTCTTCCTGTCCTTAACTGGCTTGAAACTCATGCTAATCCTGCTTTGGGCGTGAATGGTGTCCGTGTTGATCTTGCCTGGTTCCAAGCTACATCATTAGGGTACTGCCAACTTGGTCTTGTTGTTTATGCTGTTGAAGGAGAACCATTGACCGCTGAACTTGATGGCAGCCCTAGAATTAAAATAGAGCACCATTCACT agtgcatgacatgcttgCTGATAATCAACTAAGCCGCTCAAGGATCAAGGATGCTCTTATGCGCAAAAGGATTACTGGCGGCATTCTCGATAGTAATACTTTAAGGACACTTAAAGACAGGGGCGATCTCCTATACCCTTTTTCTCTAATCTTGCACAATACCAAACCAGTTGGTCATCAG GATCTTGTTGGCTTAGTAATCTCAATATTGCTTCTCGCAGATTTCAGCTTAGTGTTGCTTACTTTTCTCCAGCTATATTCATACTCTATGGCAGATGTTCTCTTGGTTCTGTTTGTTCTTCCTCTCGGGATACTATCGCCTTTCCCTGCTGGAATAAATGCTCTATTTAGTCATGGACCACGGCGGTCAGCAGGCCTTGCTCGTGTATATGCATTGTGGAACATTACTTCACTGGTCAATGTT GTTGTGGCGTTGATATGCGGTCTGGTACACTATACGTCGTCAACAAAAAGACATCCAAGCACACAGCCATGGAACCTGGGAAC GGATGAAAGTGGCTGGTGGCTCTTTCCGACTGGACTCATGTTGTTGAAATGCATTCAAGCAAGGCTTGTCGATTGGCATGTTGGTAATCTAGAGATTCAAGACCGAGCAGTATACAGTAATGACCCAAGCATATTTTGGCAGTCATGA